One stretch of Chryseobacterium fluminis DNA includes these proteins:
- a CDS encoding alanine dehydrogenase, with protein MSTTNIFTPFTEEELMPKEEKLEVIRKGKQFSIGVPRETCLNERRTCITPDAVQVLVQHGHEIIIEAGAGQGSFFTDLQYSESGARITKDPKEAFGQDLILKINPPTEEEIEFIKPNSYLVSALQINLRDKDYFLKLAEKKVNAIAFEFIVDQYKQLALVRLVGEIAGTVSILYASELLALSNGLMLGGITGVRPAEVVVLGAGIVGEFATKAAIGLGASVRVFDNSLSKLRRLHTLVDSRVPTSIIDPKELSKALRRADVVIGALPRLNMTPIVTEDMVMKMKKGSVIIDITIDNGKVIETSELTTMEDPYVIKHGVIHCGLPNLTSRMPRTTTKAISNFFLSYILNYDEEGGFENMLVRKNDMKQSLYMYKGRHTKKSICDRFGLTYHDINLLIF; from the coding sequence ATGAGCACTACAAATATTTTTACTCCTTTTACCGAAGAAGAATTAATGCCGAAAGAAGAAAAGCTGGAAGTAATAAGAAAAGGAAAACAGTTCAGTATAGGCGTTCCTAGAGAAACCTGCCTGAACGAAAGGAGAACCTGTATAACACCTGATGCCGTTCAGGTCCTTGTGCAGCACGGCCATGAGATCATCATAGAAGCCGGAGCAGGGCAAGGTTCTTTTTTTACAGATTTACAATATTCGGAATCCGGAGCCAGAATTACCAAAGATCCTAAAGAAGCTTTCGGTCAGGATCTGATCTTAAAAATCAATCCTCCTACAGAGGAAGAAATTGAATTTATAAAGCCAAACAGTTATTTGGTTTCAGCACTTCAGATCAATTTAAGGGATAAAGATTATTTCCTGAAACTGGCGGAGAAGAAAGTTAATGCTATTGCGTTTGAATTTATTGTAGATCAATACAAACAATTGGCTTTAGTAAGGCTTGTCGGGGAAATTGCCGGCACCGTTTCTATATTATATGCTTCCGAGCTGTTGGCCCTGTCAAATGGCTTAATGCTGGGAGGAATTACGGGAGTAAGACCTGCGGAAGTAGTCGTTTTAGGCGCAGGCATCGTTGGAGAGTTTGCCACCAAAGCAGCCATCGGTCTGGGGGCCAGCGTCAGAGTATTTGACAATTCCCTTTCTAAATTAAGAAGACTTCATACCCTTGTGGACAGCAGGGTGCCCACTTCCATTATTGATCCCAAAGAATTAAGCAAAGCTTTGAGGCGCGCCGATGTAGTGATCGGAGCACTTCCAAGATTAAATATGACTCCCATTGTGACTGAAGACATGGTGATGAAAATGAAAAAAGGAAGTGTTATTATCGATATCACCATCGACAACGGGAAAGTAATTGAGACATCGGAACTGACAACCATGGAAGATCCTTACGTCATTAAACACGGTGTTATCCATTGCGGTCTTCCGAATCTTACTTCAAGAATGCCGAGAACCACCACAAAGGCAATCTCCAATTTCTTTCTTTCCTATATTTTAAATTATGATGAAGAAGGCGGTTTCGAAAACATGCTGGTTCGCAAAAACGATATGAAGCAGAGTCTTTATATGTATAAAGGCAGACATACAAAAAAAAGCATCTGCGACCGTTTCGGACTTACTTATCATGATATCAATCTTTTAATTTTCTAA
- a CDS encoding sensor histidine kinase, which produces MEGNYYMIYDYLIFIGVFAIFFFVTVSIYLFSQNQKFKIRNAQLSEANKIIEQRLNEVQLEHIGTKLNPHLFKNILNSVQSHAYQTYMSLDKLANVLDYILYESNNKFVSPKEELNFALSLIEINKIKINPLFDFRIKSKIDKSDAVYEEKVFAPLISVDLIENAFKHTDFLAQDSFIAIHMDLEDGVFRMKVSNKASLKNALEKEKSGFGSQSLDQRLKMIYNNYYSLQKNSKNGIFTAELTINLGEFYDKVRYS; this is translated from the coding sequence ATGGAAGGCAATTACTACATGATTTATGATTACCTGATATTCATTGGGGTGTTTGCCATTTTCTTTTTTGTTACGGTAAGTATTTATTTATTCAGTCAGAATCAGAAATTTAAAATCCGGAACGCCCAACTCTCAGAGGCCAATAAAATCATTGAACAGAGACTAAATGAGGTCCAGCTGGAGCACATCGGGACAAAACTGAATCCCCATTTATTTAAAAATATTTTAAACTCCGTCCAGTCACATGCCTACCAGACTTATATGTCACTGGATAAGCTGGCGAATGTTTTAGACTATATTTTATACGAAAGCAACAATAAATTCGTAAGTCCGAAAGAAGAATTAAACTTCGCATTAAGCCTTATCGAAATCAATAAAATCAAAATCAATCCCCTTTTTGATTTCAGAATCAAATCGAAGATTGATAAATCTGATGCAGTATACGAAGAGAAAGTCTTTGCCCCTTTGATTTCCGTTGATTTGATAGAAAATGCCTTTAAACATACTGATTTTTTGGCTCAGGATTCATTTATTGCGATTCATATGGATCTTGAAGATGGTGTTTTCAGGATGAAAGTCAGCAATAAAGCTTCTCTGAAAAATGCCCTGGAAAAAGAAAAAAGCGGTTTCGGGAGCCAGTCCTTAGACCAACGGCTGAAAATGATTTACAACAATTATTATTCGCTTCAAAAAAACTCAAAAAACGGTATTTTCACCGCAGAACTAACAATCAACTTAGGAGAATTTTATGATAAAGTGCGTTATTCTTGA
- a CDS encoding cation:proton antiporter encodes MNLAKYKNIIFYVCTIAFFSFLMYWFFIEGKTLETGENIAPDKATGATMWENFTDSFLTNLHHPLALLLAQIVTIIMVAKLFGWICVKLKQPSVIGEMIAGIVLGPSLFGLYFPELSAFIFPKESLGNLQFLSQIGLILFMYIVGMELDLSVLRKKAHDAVVISHASIIFPFALGVGLSYFIYKEFAPEGVRFSSFALFIAIAMSITAFPVLARIVQERNLHKTKIGTVVITCAAADDITAWCILAAVIAIVKAGSFSGSIFVIVMAILYVFIMIKAVRPFLQRIAESQKGKGFISKALVAVFFLILIISSYATEVIGIHALFGAFMAGAVMPENVKFRNLFVEKVEDVALVLLLPLFFVFTGLRTQIGLLNDPHLWKIGGFIILTAVIGKFVGSALTAKFLKISWKDSLTIGALMNTRGLTELIVLNIGYDLGVLGPELFAMLVIMALFTTFMTGPSLDLINYLFKGKKSMLEDEENDEHDAKYRVLLSFETPKAGSTLLKLADNLTRKMNGNKSVTAMNIAPVDELHAFDIDTFEKEQFREVIETSNELNLEVTTLFKASTDAENDLTNITNKGNYDLLLIMLGKSMYEGSLLGRLLGFTTKIINPEKLLNTVKGKGNIFNSSPFDDITLQVLGKATIPVGILVDKEFQTADRVFVPIFNLSDFYLLEYAKRLINNNNSQIIILDVAGQIRNNIEVKELIRSIEQVAPNHITLYNEKKIEKDFLNAQDLMLISSKSWKSLIDTKSLWLSDIPSTLIISNP; translated from the coding sequence ATGAATTTGGCGAAATATAAAAATATTATTTTTTACGTCTGTACCATTGCCTTTTTTTCCTTTCTGATGTATTGGTTTTTTATCGAAGGAAAAACATTGGAAACCGGAGAAAATATTGCCCCGGATAAAGCAACAGGAGCTACGATGTGGGAGAACTTTACAGATTCATTCCTGACGAATCTCCATCATCCGCTTGCTCTTCTTCTGGCCCAGATTGTGACCATTATCATGGTGGCAAAACTTTTCGGATGGATCTGTGTTAAACTTAAGCAGCCTTCTGTAATTGGTGAAATGATCGCGGGGATCGTTTTGGGCCCTTCCCTTTTCGGATTATATTTTCCGGAACTTTCAGCATTTATTTTCCCGAAAGAATCACTGGGAAATCTGCAGTTTCTGAGCCAGATCGGTTTAATTCTGTTCATGTATATCGTAGGAATGGAACTTGACCTTAGTGTTCTGAGGAAAAAAGCCCACGATGCAGTGGTTATCAGCCATGCAAGTATCATTTTTCCATTTGCACTGGGCGTAGGACTCTCCTATTTTATTTACAAAGAATTTGCTCCCGAAGGCGTCCGGTTCAGTTCATTTGCTTTATTTATTGCCATAGCCATGAGTATTACCGCTTTTCCGGTTCTGGCGAGAATTGTCCAGGAGCGGAACCTTCATAAAACAAAAATAGGTACTGTTGTGATCACCTGTGCCGCTGCTGATGATATTACCGCATGGTGTATTCTGGCAGCCGTGATTGCCATTGTGAAAGCAGGATCTTTCTCAGGCTCCATCTTTGTGATTGTCATGGCGATATTATATGTTTTTATTATGATAAAAGCGGTGAGACCATTTCTTCAGAGGATCGCCGAATCACAAAAAGGAAAAGGCTTTATCAGCAAAGCCCTGGTAGCCGTATTTTTCCTGATTCTGATCATCTCTTCCTATGCGACGGAAGTTATTGGGATTCATGCTTTATTCGGAGCCTTTATGGCAGGTGCCGTCATGCCTGAAAATGTGAAATTCAGAAACCTGTTTGTAGAAAAAGTAGAAGATGTGGCACTGGTTCTTCTGCTTCCGCTTTTCTTTGTATTTACAGGATTGCGGACGCAGATCGGATTGCTGAATGATCCTCATCTCTGGAAAATAGGAGGCTTCATTATTCTTACTGCCGTCATCGGAAAGTTTGTAGGAAGCGCACTAACGGCAAAATTCCTTAAAATAAGCTGGAAAGACAGTCTTACCATCGGCGCACTAATGAATACCCGAGGGCTTACTGAACTTATCGTCCTGAATATCGGGTATGACCTTGGAGTTTTAGGTCCGGAGCTGTTTGCCATGCTGGTTATCATGGCATTATTCACCACCTTTATGACAGGTCCTTCTCTTGATCTTATTAATTATCTTTTCAAAGGAAAAAAATCAATGCTGGAAGATGAGGAGAATGATGAGCACGATGCAAAATACAGGGTTCTTTTATCCTTTGAAACTCCTAAGGCCGGAAGTACATTGCTGAAACTGGCTGACAACCTTACCCGTAAAATGAACGGGAATAAAAGTGTGACGGCGATGAACATTGCCCCGGTAGATGAGCTGCATGCTTTTGATATTGATACTTTTGAAAAAGAGCAGTTCAGGGAGGTGATCGAAACGTCAAACGAGCTGAACCTGGAAGTGACCACACTCTTCAAGGCTTCTACGGACGCTGAAAACGATCTTACCAATATCACGAACAAAGGAAATTATGATCTGCTTCTGATCATGCTTGGAAAATCTATGTATGAAGGAAGCTTACTCGGAAGGCTGTTAGGATTTACAACAAAGATCATTAATCCTGAAAAATTACTGAATACAGTTAAGGGAAAGGGAAATATCTTTAACAGCTCTCCTTTTGATGACATTACGCTGCAGGTGCTGGGCAAAGCAACCATTCCTGTGGGTATCCTGGTTGATAAAGAATTTCAGACAGCAGACCGGGTTTTTGTTCCCATCTTTAATTTAAGTGATTTCTATCTGCTAGAATATGCTAAAAGACTGATTAACAATAATAATTCTCAGATCATTATTCTCGACGTGGCAGGGCAGATCAGAAATAATATTGAAGTAAAGGAACTCATCAGAAGTATCGAGCAGGTGGCACCCAACCACATTACCTTATATAACGAGAAGAAAATCGAAAAGGACTTCCTGAATGCTCAGGACCTGATGTTAATCAGCAGTAAAAGCTGGAAAAGTCTTATTGATACCAAAAGTCTCTGGCTTTCGGATATCCCGTCTACCCTGATTATCTCAAATCCTTAG
- a CDS encoding LytR/AlgR family response regulator transcription factor has protein sequence MIKCVILDDELLAISYLKLLCEQIDEVEVVKAFNDPKIFLNEIGTLDCNLCILDIEMPGMNGLQVAEMISDSKKIIFTTAYKEYAAEAFDLNVVDYVRKPIKKERLIQAFEKAKQLVQTAQKKDLIEWNTNIGKTIIFTEQIAYIKTSEIDSRDKEIILIDGTTIVLKNLSFRNLLEMLPAKDFAQVNKKEIIALSSIKAFSTNEIITTISTEAEHFLKLQIGETYKNTLMEMFGK, from the coding sequence ATGATAAAGTGCGTTATTCTTGATGATGAATTGCTGGCCATCAGTTATTTAAAACTTCTGTGTGAGCAGATTGACGAAGTAGAAGTCGTAAAAGCATTTAATGATCCCAAAATATTTTTAAATGAAATCGGCACCCTTGACTGCAATCTCTGTATCCTGGATATTGAAATGCCGGGAATGAACGGACTGCAGGTTGCAGAAATGATTTCAGATTCGAAAAAAATTATTTTCACCACTGCTTACAAAGAGTATGCAGCCGAAGCTTTTGACCTCAATGTCGTGGACTATGTGAGAAAACCGATTAAAAAAGAAAGACTCATCCAGGCATTCGAAAAAGCCAAACAACTGGTGCAGACTGCACAAAAAAAAGATCTTATCGAATGGAATACCAATATCGGAAAAACCATCATCTTTACAGAGCAGATTGCCTATATAAAAACATCTGAGATCGACAGTCGTGACAAAGAGATTATTCTCATTGACGGAACGACCATTGTCCTAAAAAACCTGAGTTTCAGAAACCTTCTGGAAATGCTTCCTGCAAAAGATTTCGCACAGGTTAATAAGAAAGAAATCATTGCGTTATCTTCCATCAAAGCTTTTTCAACAAACGAGATTATCACTACAATTTCAACTGAAGCCGAGCACTTTTTAAAGCTACAGATCGGAGAGACTTATAAAAATACACTGATGGAAATGTTCGGAAAATAG
- the tsaE gene encoding tRNA (adenosine(37)-N6)-threonylcarbamoyltransferase complex ATPase subunit type 1 TsaE: MEITINKLEDWEKIASEIIPMLQHPILLLKGNLGAGKTTFTQFLLHQLGSEDEVSSPTYSIVNEYYTPKGKIYHFDLYRLKNLEEVYDIGIEEYLDNAYLCIIEWPEVYEDELYGLEYHTMSINNTGESREILFD, encoded by the coding sequence ATGGAAATAACCATCAATAAATTAGAAGACTGGGAGAAAATTGCATCGGAGATCATTCCTATGCTGCAACATCCTATTTTGTTATTAAAAGGTAATTTGGGAGCCGGAAAAACGACATTCACGCAGTTCTTACTTCACCAGCTTGGAAGTGAGGATGAAGTAAGTTCTCCTACCTATTCTATTGTCAATGAATATTATACTCCTAAGGGAAAAATTTATCATTTTGATCTTTACCGTCTGAAAAATCTGGAAGAAGTTTACGATATCGGAATTGAAGAATATCTTGATAATGCCTATCTGTGTATTATCGAGTGGCCTGAAGTGTATGAAGACGAGCTGTACGGTCTTGAATATCACACCATGAGCATTAATAATACCGGAGAAAGCAGAGAAATTTTATTCGACTAA
- a CDS encoding formylglycine-generating enzyme family protein yields the protein MNRIFTSLFFNLVFGMQILLITSCINTKSEEGKAPASNHASSDLETGKMIWIPPGKFHMGTDDPKSFVNERPAESFTIEGFWMDEHPVTNAEFQRFIKATGYITTAEKSVDWDELRKLLPKNTQKPEDYLLMPGSLVFTPPSGAVNLNNMSAWWTWTKGASWKHPEGPDDSVDGKENYPVVQVSWDDANAYAEWAGKRLPTEAEWEYAARGGAESTRYYWGNDFKKNGKFMVNTFTGDFPYNNTGEDGFKLLAPIKSFPANGYGLYDMAGNVWNWTADVYTENRQIRKEVTCHTASGIQNTVHNLSGELRRVIKGGSFLCKSVYCDSYRPTARRGTPYTTGMQHIGFRCAKSETKYQ from the coding sequence ATGAACAGAATATTTACTTCCCTATTTTTTAATTTAGTATTCGGAATGCAGATCTTATTGATCACATCCTGTATCAATACAAAAAGTGAGGAAGGAAAGGCACCGGCATCAAATCACGCTTCATCGGATCTGGAAACCGGAAAGATGATTTGGATTCCGCCCGGGAAATTTCATATGGGTACAGACGATCCTAAAAGTTTTGTGAATGAACGGCCTGCAGAAAGTTTTACAATAGAAGGTTTCTGGATGGATGAACATCCGGTAACCAATGCAGAATTTCAGCGTTTTATTAAAGCCACCGGCTATATTACTACTGCTGAAAAGTCTGTTGACTGGGATGAGTTACGAAAGCTGCTTCCGAAAAATACCCAGAAACCTGAAGATTACCTGCTGATGCCGGGATCATTGGTTTTTACCCCGCCTTCCGGGGCTGTAAATTTAAACAATATGTCTGCCTGGTGGACATGGACAAAAGGAGCATCGTGGAAACATCCTGAAGGACCGGATGATAGTGTTGACGGTAAAGAAAATTATCCTGTGGTGCAGGTTTCTTGGGACGATGCAAATGCTTATGCTGAATGGGCAGGGAAACGTCTTCCGACTGAGGCGGAATGGGAATATGCGGCCCGGGGCGGCGCCGAAAGTACCCGCTATTATTGGGGCAATGATTTTAAGAAGAATGGTAAATTTATGGTAAATACCTTTACCGGAGATTTCCCATACAACAATACAGGGGAAGACGGCTTTAAACTTCTTGCTCCCATAAAGTCCTTTCCGGCAAACGGATATGGTTTATACGATATGGCAGGCAATGTATGGAACTGGACTGCAGATGTGTATACCGAAAACAGGCAGATCCGAAAAGAAGTTACCTGCCATACAGCCAGTGGCATACAAAATACGGTACACAATTTATCCGGCGAACTTCGAAGGGTCATCAAAGGCGGATCTTTTCTCTGTAAATCAGTGTATTGTGATAGTTATCGGCCCACTGCCCGTCGTGGAACACCTTACACTACAGGAATGCAGCATATAGGTTTCCGATGTGCGAAAAGTGAAACAAAATATCAATAA